ACTTGTTTTCAATCCTAATGTCTACCAGGGGGCAACCTCAATGTCAACATGACACCATTCCCTCCCTGGGCCAACCTGATGCCAATAGCAGAACCTGCCAGTGTAATCCCTGTGTCCAATGCTGACGCCAGTCTCAGCACCCACCTGTTGCTAAACTTGGTCTCCACTTGGCACCAGGGAGGGCTAGACTAGTCAATgatgaagaaagggagagggttcaaatcccagctccctcACTTACTACCTGTATGACCTCAAGCAAGTGGCTTTATGGAGTCTGGGTCTTATGAACTGCAAAATTAGGATGATAATGAACCAGCCCCATTGTTATAATGATTAGATGAGATCATGCATACAAAGACTTAATCTTCACAATTAGTGCTCACCAAAGGGTATCTGTCCTTATTATTGAGGAAGAATGTCAATGAGGGAAGGACAGCAGGGCCACTCATCTTTTCTCTACTCTCACCTTCAGCATCCCAGGGCCCATCTCTGTTCCCTACACTGGAGTTTACCCAAACCTCTCCTGCTGTACTTCCCTCTGCCTGCTAATAGCAGCCCTGACGAACCAGGAATCAGACCTAAAGGGAACTTTACACACCGTCAAATATGAATTCTCTTCCCAAATACTCTCTTTCTACTGGTGGGAAAACCCAGTCCCAGAAGTGGGGGAATAAGATTGCAAACAAGGAGAGACAGGAGTCACACGTGGGCCCCCTGCCCAGTCTGTTTTCTGTCCTCAGCATACCCATATAGAAAGTGGGAAACACTGATAatgataatagcaataataatagaaATGATAATCAACCTAGTGAGTTTCCCTAAGGATCTGGGTAGGGAACCAGTGGAGCTCTGTGTAAATTATAACCCTTGAGACAGTTGGTACTTTTTGGTACCATACTGGTGGTTGTCATCACTATTTCTCAAGTCCTGCCCAGTACCTCTGCCAACTGAGACCATGAGTTACTCCTCTCCTGTTCTGTGGACATTTGCACTGAAATGTGGCTATGGACTTCTACCTCTTTCCCAACCAGAGATGGGCAGTCCTATGACACTATTCCGACCTTGCTTTGAGGTTCTGATGAGGATTCTGGGCACCAAGAGGCAGTATTGTGTGCAAAACACCAGTGGGTCAATGCCTGGGGTCAGGCACTGACTCAGTGATCCAGCTGGACTCTCCATATATTTCTCCTCCAAGAGACTCCACATCCACAGTCTGGGGTCCTCCCTTACCTCAAGACCCTCAGATCTATTCCCTGGAGTCTCTGCTCTTGAGACATTTAAACCTACATCCCTCCTCAGCAAAAGACCCTTAGGTCAGCAGCCACACATCCTATGTCATTCCAATACCATTATTCCAAGTCTTTGGATTCTTCTCTCCTGAGACCCCCAAGTCCACAACTTTGAGGTCCCTTCTCACTCTGAGAGTCCAAATCCCCAGCTCAAGGGCTCACCTGGGGAAATATTCCAAAACCTTCTGCTCCGGAATTTATCTACTGCCCCACCCACCCCTAAAGCCACAGCTTTGGGTTGGCTCCTCTTGAGGGGCCACAAATTCATTCTTGAGGCCCACTATCTATTAATCTGCCCCAGGGTTCCCCTCTTCCTGCCTTGCTGGCTGTGTCCCAAGCTAGGCGGGGAGCATGGTGGGGGTGTAGTTGGGAGGTGAAATCAGCCAATTATATAATCAGGAGCAAAATCCACCATCTCTCCCGGGGAGTATAAAGGCAAACCATCCCAGCCACCACCATCTGCCAGTCACTCTCCGTGCCACCATGCCGGCCTCAGGGCTGCTTGTGGTGGCTTTGCTGGCCTGCCTGACTATAATGGTCCTGATGGCTGTTTGGAGGCAGAAGAAGCTCTGGGGGAAGCTGCCTCCTGGACCCACGCCGTTGCCCTTCATCGGGAACTACCTGCAGCTGAACACAGAGGAGATGTACAACTCCCTCATGAAGGTGTCATGGGGCAGAGAGATGGGTGGaatggggtggggtgtgggggtcTTCCTAGTTTGTCTGTGGCTTTGTGGCAGGGGATTGTCAAAGTTGGACCAGAGTCTTAGGGAAGGGGAGTTTTGAAGTTTCAGCATCAGGGTCCTAGCCAGGAAAGACCAGATCTTGGGATGTCCATCCCCTTGACTGTCAGAACCTGGGGGGAATGCATCCCAGTATGTGAGGTCTGGGTACAGGGCCAGTTCAGAGTAGGGCTGCTCCCTCTGACTACTCCCTCCCTGCTCCATCAGATCAGCAAACGCTATGGGCCAGTATTCACCATCCACCTGGGGCCCCGGCGGGTCGTGGTGCTGTGTGGATATGAAGCTGTGAAGGAGGCTCTGGTGGACCAGGCTGAAGAATTCAGTGGACGAGGAGAGCAGGCCACCTTCGACTGGCTCTTCAAAGGCTATGGTGAGGGGGCCTCCTGGTGGGGGAAGGTGGGCAGGCTGACTTAATGGCTTCAGTGAGGTCCCTagccttctccttcctccccatccACTCAGGCTGTGGCACAGCCCCCTTCTGTCTTCTCTGCCCCCACTCCTGTTCACTGGCGCCTCTCCCTGTGTCTCTAAATCATCTTAGAGTTTCTGCgtctctcctcttccctgcctttctctgccccatctccctgttcTCTCTCACCAGAGgtctcttctttctctgtgtCCCTTAGAAGCTCTTCGGATTTCTGCTTTGGAAGCCTGGTCTTCTATCTCCCTGtgtcttttgtgtttttcttcttctcagcttctgtgcctccccatgtttctctctctctctcctgctttctcttcttcctcattcGTAGAATCTCACATTATTTCTGCTTCAAAACCCCCAAGcctctgtctcctggtaagcgTCTCTCCTCTCTCCAGACCTTCTCAGCTGCtctgtctgtatttttttctcttctccggCTCAGTTTTAGAATCCTTCACATTCTTATATCCACCTCTCAGATCTCCACATATCTCACTTTCCCACCTCCTTCCTCTATATCCTCAGATGAGTGTCTTTgcatctctctgtttctttgtgcATCTGTCTTGcttctctctttattcttttcttccagcttagtctctctctctctatttctctgaCTCTGAGTTTCTATGTCtcttctactctctctctctgctctctctgcaagagtctctccatctttctcccaCTCCTTTTTTCTGCTTACCCCCCTCTACTTCCCAAGAGCCCCTGGGGCTGGTCTGTGGtctgtcccccaccctctctgccCTCTCGCCAATCCTATGCTCCCTCCCCAGGTGTGGCATTCAGCCAGTGGGAGCACGCCAAGCACCTCAGGCGCTTCTCCATTACCACACTGCGGGACTTTGGTGTGGGCAAGCGTGGCATTGAGGAGCGCATCCAGGAGGAGGCGGGCTTCCTCAATGACGCCTTCCGGAGCACAGGAGGTAAGTGGGTGCTCCCTGGagtgtgggggaaggaggagaaagacacCTGATGCAGAAATGCCCATTCTGGCCCAGGAAGGGGAGTAGGTTGGAGGAAAGCTTCCAGGCTCCCAGCTCTGGGGTCTGGTGCTGGAAGTTTGGCTCATCACTTCAGTGCTCTCCTCAAATTCTCAGACTGGCATTAGACTGCTGAGGTGACTCTCCCCCAAATCCCTGTCTCTCCCcgatgccccccacccccaccccaggcaccTTCATCGATCCCACCTACTTCCTGAGCAGAGCAGTCTCCAATGTCATCAGCTCCATTGTCTTTGGGGACCGCTTTGACTATGAGGACAAAGAGTTCCTGTCACTGCTGCGTATGATGCTGGGAAGCTTCCAGTTCACAGCTACGTCTACAGGGCAGGTAACCCATCCCAGTCCAGCTCCACCATGCCCTAGCACAACCTGCCAACTTCTCCTCCACATGGAGACAGATGCCCCCAACTCCCATCCTCCTCCAGACAGGGTCCCTCAAATCCAACTCCCACTCTTGGACAACTTAACCAGATCCAGGACAGGTGACCAATACCAAGTCTCTGGGGACACCCGGATATCTCAACAGATGCCCCCACTCCACCCACCCCCCAAAAGCAGAACCACAGACTGCAGGCAAGATTCATGCCCTCaacccagctctctcacctgAACAACTGTACATAGCTCCCAATCCAGATCCCCTAAATATCTGGACCATTGTCTCCAACTGAGTCCACGTGAATGCCTAAACAACTAGACAGGTGACCTTCCCCCAATACCAGTCCTACTTGAATAGCTAAACAACTGGACAGGTGTCTCCCAATCCCACCTCGCCAGAATATCTGAACACCTAGATATGTGCTCCAATCCAGCCTCACCTGAATATCTGAAACCTAGATACGTGTCCCAATCTATCTCACCTAACTTCTTGGACAGGGGCCCTCACACTTAACTCACATGAAAACTTAGACGTCTATTCCCATCCAGCCCCATCTAAATACCTCAACATCTGGGCAGGTCCCTTTAACCCAATGCCTTCCTTGCCCTGAGACAGGTCCCACTGCCACCAAGTCCTGCCCACGAGAGtgtccttccctctccttcttctctcccccACACTCAGCTCTATGAGATGTTCTACTCAGTGATGAAACACCTGCCAGGGCCACAGCAGCAGGCTTTTAAGGAGCTGAAGGGGCTGGAGGACTTCATAGCCAAGAAGGTGGAGCAGAACCAACGCACCCTGGATCCCAACTCCCCGCGGGACTTCATCGACTCCTTCCTCATCCACATGCAGGAGGTACACCCCAACAGCCAGATGGGGAGGTCCAAAGCCAGGCAGAGGGAAAtcaggctggggcaggagagaacaGAGGCCCTTTCAAATGAGTCCCCTATTACAATAATCCTCACAATCCCCCTTATAATTAACCATCACTGTTCCATCTACTGAGCACTTACCCACGGGCAGGACTTGTGCATGCAAATGATAACAGCAAGCACTTCCATAacactaccatgtgccaggcactgttttacgGGCTTTATGGTATTGGACTACTGAACACTCAGAACAGGTCTTGAAGGAGGTTCTATTATGAAACCCAGTTTTACATCTGATGAAACTAAAGCCTGGGGAGTATAAGTGGCCTGCCTGATGTCACACAGCGAGGAAGCAGTGGGCACTAGCTCAAACCCTGGTCTCTCTGACTCCAAGGCTGGTGCTTTTAGCCACCGTGCTCTTACCTTTTGTTCCCTGGTTATCAGATGCACCTGTGTGGACAGGTGACCTGGCTTTACTATGAGACAGTGGGGGGGGGCCCTGACCCCATATGGATGTCAATCTCCCTTCTATGAAGAAAGGAGATCAGGATTTATGGAGTCTGAAGTTCAAGGTGAAAGGATCAAGTGAGGGATTCCTCCATAGTAAGCTTCAAGATTTTTAGTGAAGGAATAGGATACTGTTGCTTAAAATTCTGTCTGTGTCTCAGAAAAATCAGTATCTCTTTAactctctaactcattctatcaTGCCATCTCTGTCCCTCTTTCTCACTCACAGTCTCTTACTATCCCTGTCTTTCCAAATATTCTGCCACAAAACAAGACAACTAAGCTGATAATTAAAGGACAGATAGTCAACTCGCAAAGAATTTGAGAAGAACATTTCAGACAGAGCCACCAACCTGGGCAATGGCTTGGAGAGCAGAAAGAGCCTGGCAGAACTAGCGTCCCCCTTCCCACCGTTGGTCTGGATTTAAGAGAAGTGGGTCCAAAAGAAAAACCCCAGAAGGGCCCTGAGAACATGGAGGAGTGGGCTCAGCCTGAAGCCCTCTCTCCCTGCAGGAGCAGAAGAACCCCAACACGGTGTTCTACTTGAAGAACCTGGTATTGACCACGCTGAACCTCTTCTTTGCGGGCACAGAGACAGTCAGCACGACCCTGCGTTATGGCTTTCTGCTGCTCATGAAGCACCCAGATATGGAGGGTAAggctggagggggcagggaagtggGCATCACAGATCCTCAAAATAAGACCACTGCAATGTCCCCAACTCTCTCAGATCCTTGGGCCCTCAGGCATGCCCTGCTATCCATAGTCTGGGTGAAAATTAAGCTGATAGGTACCAGCTGCATTTCACGAGctgttgaaatatttaaaatatctgaattcttatggctgagtagtattccattgtgtatatataccacatcttctttatccattcgtcccttgatgggcacttaggttgcttccaagtcttggctattgtgaataacgctgcaatgaacacaggggtgcatgtatctttacacattggtgttttcaagttctttggataaatacccaacagtggaatagctggatcgtatggtagttctatccttaattttttgaggaatctccatactgttttccatagtggctgcaccagtttgcactcccaccagcagcgtctgagagttcccttctctccacatcctctccagcatatgttgtttcctgtcttgttaattatggccattctgacgggcgtaaggtgatatctcattgtagttttgatttgcatttccctgatagttaatcattttgaacatcttttcatgtgtctgttggccatctgttgatgtggtatatatacacaatggaatactactcagccataagaaacgatgaaatccagccatttgtgacaacacggatggacatttcgggtattatgcaaagcgaaataagtcagagggagaaggtcaaatatactatgatttccttcattaagtagtagataataacaacaataaacaaacacatagagacagattggattggtggttaccagaagggaaggggggaggggggagggcgaaagggataattcggcacatgtgtgtggtgatgggttgtaattagtatttgggtggtgaacatgatgtaatctatgcagaaatagaagtataatgatgtacacctgaaatttatacaatgttataaaccaatgttactgcaataaataaaaaattaaaaaaaaataaaatttaaggcaTCAAAAAAAATATCTGAATTGATAAAATAGCTCCTGTGCTAAGCCCACTGAGTGCCACTGCCTGCCCTTCCACCCATCCCCCAAGACCCCTCCTTTGTACCTCCCTATGATTCTGGCGCTATCAGGTGAACAGGACCCTGCACCAATAACGCATATGGCAGAAGTCTGTTTTGAATGGTCTACATCCACGTCACACATGGACGTACCATTGTTCATATTTGGACCATCATTCCTGCCTTGAGACCTCTAGATACCTAAACACATTCCGCTCCTCCCTCAGCCAAGGTCCATGAGGAAGTTGACCGGGTGATTGGCAAGAACCGTCAGCCCAAGTTTGAGGACCGAGCCAAGATGCCCTACACAGAGGCAGTGATCCATGAGATCCAAAGATTTGGAGACATGATCCCTATGGGCCTGGCCCGCAGAGTCACCAAGGACACCAAATTTCGGGACTTTGTCCTCCCTAAGGTGCTGCCCTGCCCCACCTAGAGGGACATCCAACCTGTGCCCTCTGACTCAGCACCCCATCCCCCTTAGAAGCTTCCAGACCCTGTCCTGCTCCCTCAATCAAAGACTTCCCCAGCCACCACATCCCTTCAACTTCCCACTCAGAGACTCCTGAATCCCATATCTCCCCAATCCTCTTGGCTCAGGGAATATGAACCCCATGTCCCCCAAACTTCCTTTCTCAAGGGATATGAACATCAGTTCCCCTAGACCTCCTTCTGCAGGTACATGAACCCCACGTCTCCAAACTTCCAGTCTCAGGGAGCATGAACCCCCATGTCCCCCAAACCTCCTCCTTCAGAGGACCAGAACTCCCATGCCTCCCATTTCTCTTTACCTAGGTCTCCCAAATTCCCCCTCCAACCCCCATGGGCTTTCAGCACACCTATACCTCATACCACCTTATTGAATAACCCCGCCTTCTTCTCACCAGGGCACCGAAGTGTTTCCTATGCTTGGCTCCGTGCTGACAGACCCCAAGTTCTTCTCCAATCCCCAAGATTTCAACCCCCAGCACTTCCTGGATGACAAGGGGCAGTTTAAGAAGAGTGATGCTTTTGTGCCCTTCTCCCTTGGTAAGAGACCACTATCTGCTGTCAAGCCACCACTCACACCAACAGGGGCCTCCTTCATCCCAGCTCCTCTCTCTGAGGCGTAGCCTAAGATCTTTCCCAGCTTGGAAGTCCCTTTTAGAATTTTCCCTGGAGCCAACCAGCTGCAACCCCCATAACTATCAAGGGCCTGGGCACAGgcaaaagaaaaaggatgatCATATGCATTTCAGAGATAGGGAAATCAAGGCCCAGAGAGAGTCAGAGATTTGTCCAAGGGCACTTAAATTCTTCATACTGCTAGGAAGGAGATGAGAGTCCAGCAGCCATATTTGAGTGTGTATTTGGCAGGAAGGGGCATCTACAGTCCTATTGCTACAGTCTGGTGTGGCTCACTTCCTTCCTATGTATggcggaaactgaggctcagagaggattaGAGACATCTCAGAAATCTCTGAGGCCACGATATTCTAGCCTCTCCTCCCTGGGATCACGCAGCTGGGGGTCAGCAGTGCGGCAAGGCAGCCGTGAGAGTCAGCCTCACAtctgcctctcccctctcctctcttcagGAAAGCGGAACTGTTTTGGAGAAGGCCTGGCTAGAATGgagctcttcctcttcctcaccgCCATCATGCAGAACTTCCGCTTCAAGTCCCCACAGGCGCCCCAGGACATCGATGTGTCCCCCAAACACGTGGGCTTTGCCACCATCCCACGAAACTACACCATGAGCTTCCAGCCCCGCTAAGCCTGGTCTGTACCAGGGCGGGGCTCGTGGGAGGAGCAAATAGGGAGGGAGGGGCAGAATGGGGCTAATAGGAGGGGCGGGGCTAGCAGAAGGGCGGGGCTCAGGATAGGGAGTGGGCACGGGAAAGGAAGTGGGTTAAGGTGGATAGGAGAGTAGAAGAAACAGAATGGGCTCTGTCTGTTCACCTTGATAGAGCTAGAACTTTCAGACCTGGGATGAGAGGAAGGGAAACCTTACACTATACtgtgaagaaaacaaacagctATTGTTTATTGAGCAAGTACTCTGTGTCGGCTCTAT
This genomic window from Diceros bicornis minor isolate mBicDic1 chromosome 34, mDicBic1.mat.cur, whole genome shotgun sequence contains:
- the LOC131397855 gene encoding cytochrome P450 2A13-like isoform X2, giving the protein MPASGLLVVALLACLTIMVLMAVWRQKKLWGKLPPGPTPLPFIGNYLQLNTEEMYNSLMKVSWGVAFSQWEHAKHLRRFSITTLRDFGVGKRGIEERIQEEAGFLNDAFRSTGGTFIDPTYFLSRAVSNVISSIVFGDRFDYEDKEFLSLLRMMLGSFQFTATSTGQLYEMFYSVMKHLPGPQQQAFKELKGLEDFIAKKVEQNQRTLDPNSPRDFIDSFLIHMQEEQKNPNTVFYLKNLVLTTLNLFFAGTETVSTTLRYGFLLLMKHPDMEAKVHEEVDRVIGKNRQPKFEDRAKMPYTEAVIHEIQRFGDMIPMGLARRVTKDTKFRDFVLPKGTEVFPMLGSVLTDPKFFSNPQDFNPQHFLDDKGQFKKSDAFVPFSLGKRNCFGEGLARMELFLFLTAIMQNFRFKSPQAPQDIDVSPKHVGFATIPRNYTMSFQPR
- the LOC131397855 gene encoding cytochrome P450 2A13-like isoform X1, whose amino-acid sequence is MPASGLLVVALLACLTIMVLMAVWRQKKLWGKLPPGPTPLPFIGNYLQLNTEEMYNSLMKISKRYGPVFTIHLGPRRVVVLCGYEAVKEALVDQAEEFSGRGEQATFDWLFKGYGVAFSQWEHAKHLRRFSITTLRDFGVGKRGIEERIQEEAGFLNDAFRSTGGTFIDPTYFLSRAVSNVISSIVFGDRFDYEDKEFLSLLRMMLGSFQFTATSTGQLYEMFYSVMKHLPGPQQQAFKELKGLEDFIAKKVEQNQRTLDPNSPRDFIDSFLIHMQEEQKNPNTVFYLKNLVLTTLNLFFAGTETVSTTLRYGFLLLMKHPDMEAKVHEEVDRVIGKNRQPKFEDRAKMPYTEAVIHEIQRFGDMIPMGLARRVTKDTKFRDFVLPKGTEVFPMLGSVLTDPKFFSNPQDFNPQHFLDDKGQFKKSDAFVPFSLGKRNCFGEGLARMELFLFLTAIMQNFRFKSPQAPQDIDVSPKHVGFATIPRNYTMSFQPR